The nucleotide window GTCGCCATGCAGCTCTCCGGCGAGAAGCTTGAGAGCCTGCCGCGCGTGATCCTGCTGCTGGCGGTAATCACCGTTCTGATCCTGCTCCCGCTCGATTTCCTGTGGTGGCTTCTGCTTGGATGGATTTGATCTTTTGCCCGAATTGAGAGGTATTCCGACATGATCCAGAAACCCGAAGTCACAGGCTTCTACGAGAAACGCACCGGATCGGTGCAATATGTCGTTGCCGACACGGCCACGAAAAAATGCGCCATCATCGATCCGGTGCTCGACTATGACGAGAAATCCGCCGCGACCGCAACGATCGAGGCGGAGCGCCTGCTGAAATTCATCGCCGACAAGGGTTATGAGCTGGAATGGATTCTCGACACTCATCCGCATGCCGACCATTTTTCCGCCGCCGCCTGGCTCAAGGAAAAGACCAGCGTGCAGACGGCCATCGGGGCCAAGGTCGTCGAGGTGCAGAAACTGTGGAAGGGCTTCTACAATTGGCCGGATTTTCCGGCTGACGGAAGCCAGTGGGACCGCCTGTTCGAGCATGGCGACACTTTCACGGTTGGCTCCATCCCGGGTCACGTCATGTTTTCGCCCGGCCACACGCTGGCTTCGATAACCTATGTGATCGGCGACGCCGCCTTCGTCCACGACACGCTCTTCGTGCCCGACAGCGGCACCGCCCGCGCGGATTTCCCTGGTGGTTCGGCCAAGGTGCTATGGAAATCCATTCAGGATATTCTGGCCCTGCCGGACGATACGCGCATCTTCACCGGCCATGATTATTGCCAGGGCGGACGCGAGCCGGAATGGGAATCGACCGTGGCCGAGCAGAAGGCCACCAATATCCACATGTCGAAATATCTGACGGAAGCCGAGTTCGTCGCGGCCCGCGAGGCGCGCGACGCCACCCTGCCGATGCCCAAGCTGATCCTGCACGCATTGCAGATCAACACCAATGCCGGACGCCTGCCCGAACCGGAGGCGAACGGCACGCGCTACCTGAAAATCCCCATGAACCTGCTTGACGCCCCCTGGTAAAAGGAAACACCCAAATGCGCATCAATATCGGAACGCCTGAACGGATGGCCCGGCTTGTCCTGGGCGCGATCCTCCTTGTGCTCGCTTTCGTGGCCGGCTTCCCGCCACTCTGGGCGTGGATCGCAGGTATTGTCGGCGTCGTGATGATCGTCACCGGCGCGCTGCGCTTCTGCCCTGCCTGGTCCATTTTCGGGATCAATACCAACCGGGGCTCGAAATGACCGAGTTCACCCCGGTCCAGTCGCTGCTCGGCGGGGCCTTGATCGGTCTTTCGGCGGTGCTGCTCATGGCCTTCCATGGCCGCATCGCCGGCATGACCGGCCTGCTTGCCGGACTCCTGCCCGGCATCGGCGACCGGAGCTGGCGGTTGGCCTTCCTCGCCGGAGCCGTCGCCGCGCCATTCCTGATCGTTAACATTCCCGGTTTCGGCATCGATTTCCAGAGCGCGACGCCCTTTCCTTGGATCGTCATCAGCGGGCTGGTTGTCGGCGTCGGCGTGACCCTCGGCAGCGGCTGCACGTCTGGCCACGGCATCTGTGGCAACGCCCGGCTTTCGCCGCGCTCCATCGTCGCCACGCTGACCTTCATGCTGACCACCGGCATCACCGTCTATGTGATCCGCCACCTGCTCGGAGGGTTCTGACATGCCCATTGTCATCGCTCTCGTGATCGGAGCGTTATTCGGGTCCGGCATTGCAATTTCCGGCATGGCAAATCCCGCCAAGGTGCTGAACTTCTTCGACGTGGCCGGAGCCTGGGACCCGTCGCTGGCTTTCGTCATGGGCGGTGCGCTGGCCGTCGCCTTTGTCGGTTACCGCCTTGTGCTGAAGCGGCCTGCGCCTCTGTGCGACGTCAAGTTCCATCTGCCGACCCGGCGTGACATCGACGCCGAACTGGTCGGTGGCTCGGCCCTGTTCGGCATCGGCTGGGGGATCGCCGGCTTCTGCCCCGGCGGCTCCGTCCCGGCGCTTGGCCTGGGCGAACCGGATGCGCTGGTTTTCGTAGTCTCGATGCTTGCAGGCATCATGATCGCGCGCAGCTTGCGCAGATGGATGGAGACACGTCGTGTGGCCGTTTCGTAAAGCCTCGCGCTTCCGCCGTGTGGATGACCTCTATTCGGTCACCGGCCAGCTCAAGGTCGAGGACCTGCCGGCCATCGCGGAAGCCGGTTTCACGGTTCTCGTCTGCATCCGGCCCGATGGCGAGGAAAGAGCCCAGGCTGCCTTCGCCGACCTTGCCGCCGCCGCACAAAATCTGGGGTTGATCTCGCACCATATTCCGGTGTCCGGCTTGCCCAGCCCAGAGCAGGTCGCGGCAATGCGTGAGGTGTTGGCCGCGAGCGAGGGCCAGATTCTCGGCTGGTGTCGCTCCGGCGCGCGCGCCGAAACATTGCGCCGCATGGCCGGCGATTGAGGACCATTTTCATGCAACGCTGGTTTCCCGTGGTCGACTGGGCGCGGCGCTACGACAGGGCCACGCTCGGGGCGGACGGGCTGGCGGCGGTGATCGTCACCATCATGCTGATCCCGCAATCGCTGGCCTATGCGATGCTGGCCGGCCTGCCGCCCGAAGTCGGGCTCTATGCATCCATCCTGCCGCTGTTGGCCTATGCCATCTTCGGATCATCGCGCACGTTGGCCGTGGGGCCGGTCGCGGTCGTCTCGCTGATGACCGCATCGGCCATCGCTCCGGTCACGGCGGCGGGACTGGCCGACGGCATGACGGCGGCTGTCGTGCTGGCCGCGCTGTCGGGTCTCGTCCTCATCCTGATGGGCGTGCTGAGGCTTGGCTTCCTTGCGAACTTCCTCAGCCATTCCGTCATTTCCGGCTTCATCACCGCATCCGGTATCCTGATTGCAGCCGGGCAGTTGCGGCACATTCTCGGCGTATCGGGAGGCGGCGACACACTGCCGGAAATCATCTCATCGCTGGCTGGACAATGGGGCGCGATCAATTCCGTCACGCTCGCAACCGGCGCCGCAGTGCTGGCCTTTCTCTATGTGGCGCGCCGCTGGGCGAAAGCCGCGCTGGTGGCAATCGGCCTGCCGCTATGGTTGGCCGATGCAGTCGCTCGCGTAGCCCCCGTCGTGGCTATCGCCGCGACCATCCTTGCTGCCACCATGCTCGGACTCGGCGACAAGGGTGTCGCGCTGGTCGGGGCCATTCCCTCCGGCTTGCCAGTTCCGGGCTTTCCGCGCGTCACGCTCGACCTGAGCCTGGCGCTCACGCCGGCTGCGGTGCTGATCTCGGCGGTAGGTTTCGTTGAGTCGGTTTCCGTCGCGCAGACGCTGGCGGCGCGGCGCCGCGAAAGGATCATCGCCGATCAGGAACTGATCGGGCTGGGGGCCGCAAACATCGCGGCATCCATCTCGTCGGGCTATCCCGTCACCGGCGGTTTTGCGCGTTCGGTCGTCAATTTCGACGCGGGAGCGAGAACGCCCGCGGCCGGCGTATTCACCGCCGTTGGCATCGCGCTGGCGACGCTCTATCTGACGCCATGGTTGGCCAACCTGCCGCAGGCGACGCTGGCCGCGACCATCATTCTGGCGGTCCTGTCGCTGGTCGACCTCAGGGCACTGATGCGGACCTGGCGCTATTCCCGCTCGGATTTCGCCGCGATGGCGACGACGATCCTCGTCACCCTGCTATGGGGCGTCGAGACGGGCATCACATCCGGGGTCATCCTGTCGCTGGTCCTGCATCTGTGGCGTACCAGCCGGCCGCATACGGCAGTTGTCGGGCAGGTTCCCGGCACCGAGCATTACCGCAATGTCGAGCGCCACGAGGTGATCACGCATCCCGAGATCGTCTCGCTGCGCGTCGACGAAGGCCTGTGGTTCGCCAATGCCCGCTTTCTGGAGGATCGCATCGCCGCCGTTGTGGCGGCGCAGCCTGCCATACGGCATGTCATCCTCATGTCCCCGGCGGTCAATGCAATAGATACCAGCGCGCTGGAAAGCCTGGAGGAGATCAACCGCCGCCTGAAGGAACAGGGCATCGGCTTCCACCTCTCCGAGGTCAAGGGACCGGTCATGGATCGTCTGGCCAGGACCGACTTCCTGAACCATCTGAACGGGCTCGTGTTTCTGAGCCAGCACGAGGCCGTGAACAGCTTGCTGTCGGGCGCGCTGCGTCTTGGCTCATCTCCGGAACAGACGCAGATCGACGCTTCTGTGTAGCGTCACTGCAATTCCAGCATTTTCCCTTATCGATTTCGCTGGTGAATTCCGCAGCGTCAGAAATCGACTATCTCGTGCATCCGGCTCACCGAGCTTTCCGTCGAAGCATTCGCCGTCCGCCTGTGAGTCTGGTCAGGGATAGGACGGCTTGCAGGAAGATAAAGACACGCCGTTCCCGGTCAGTGCACGACGATCTTCGCACCGGACTTCACGCGGTCGTGCAGGTCGATGACCTCCTGGTTGGGAAGACGGATATGCTGGCGTCTGGCTGGCGCTTGCGATCGCATTCTCGACCGTCATCCGCTCGCCCGCCACCTCGGCGCTGGCCGCGCTGTCGGTCTGGCTGGTGCTCACCGTGTTCTGGGGCATGATCGCGCCGTTGGTGGCCGGGATCGTCGCGCCGATCGACCCGTTCGATCCGATCAGCGTGCTCAACCGCTTTGAGTGGCAGCAGGCGATCGCCCGCATCTCGCCGCAGACGCTCTATGGCGAGGTTACGGGGCTGCTACTGAACCCTGCCGCGCGCTCCGTCGGGCCGCTGTTCATGCACCAGATGCAGGGCGCGGTGATAGGAGCGCCGCTGCCGACCCTACAGAGCCTGCTGATCGTTTGGCCCCAGATCTCCGGACTGATCGCCGCGATGCTGGTCCTGTTCACGCTCGCCTATGTCGTGTTCCAGCGGCAGGAGGTGCGGGCATGATAGCCGCGGGCCTGAGCCATTGAACGCCATCCTCCGCTTGACGCAAGCTGATCTGGCGGAGGAGTTCTGCATTTTCCGTCTGGCAGGTAAGCGACTGGCTGGAGGCGCGAACCCATGTGGCTGTCGCTATCGCCAGATTGCGGGATACTCCCGCCCGTCGTCGCCCAGCCTTTCGCTCAAGTTGTGGATATACGATTAGCTACCCCGACACCAAAATATTGTAACAAGCGGCAGGTTCTAACGCATTTAGGAGAATGATGGTGGCTTTCCCATCGAGAGGCGTTCTGAAGAAGTCCGCAATCGTGACCATCATTTGTGGTCTGACCCCATAAGGTGGTCCGGTTTCAGTCTTAATGCATGATTGGCTTTTCGGCCATCGCCTGTGCCGATGATGGAGGTGCGCCAGGTGGCGATGGCGGCCAGACAATGGCCTCTGGTGCGGGTGGTTTGTAACCGAGTGATGAGTGTGGCCTCTCGGTGTTGTAGTAGCGCCGCCATGCCTCGATGATGACCTTGGCCTCGGCGAGGCTGTAGAAGATCTCACCGTTGAGCAGTTCGTCGCGCAGCTTCGAGTTGAAGCTCTCGCAGTAGCCGTTCTCCCAAGGGCTGCCGGGTTCGATGAACGCGGTCCTGGCGCCGACGGCCACGATCCAGTCCCGCACGGCCTTGGCGATGAACTCCGGGCCGTTGTCGGAACGAACATGGCCAGGAACCCCGCGCAGGATGAACAGGTCCGACAGGACGTCGATGACGTCGGTTGAGTTGAGCTTGCGGTCGATCCTAATCGCCAGGCACTCTCGGGTGAACTCATCGATAATGTTGAGCATGCGGAACTTCCGGCCATTGTGGGTCCGGCTTTCGACGAAGTCATAGGACCAGACATGGTTTGGGTACTCGGGCCGAAGCCGGACGCACGATCCGTCATTTAGCCAGAGGCGGCCTCTCTTCGGTTGCTTGTGGGGAACCTTCAGCCCCTCCCGCCGCCAGATGCGCTCGACACGTTTGGCGTTCACCGTCCAACCCTCCGACCGCAGCATCGCCGTGATCCGGCGATAGCCATAGCGGCCATAGCGGGAGGCGAGCCGAATGATGGCGGCAGTGAGAACCTCGTCATCAGGCCGACCTCTCGGCCGCTTGCGCTGAGTCGAACGGTGCTGTCCGAGAACCTTGCAGGCAAACCGCTCCGAGACGGAGAACTTCGCCACGACATGGTCAACGCAGCGACGACGACGGGCGGGGCTCAATAGTTTCCCGAGGCAGCCTCTTTCAGGATCAGCTTCTCGAGCGTCAGGTCCGACACAGCCTTGCGCAGCCGGTCGTTCTCCTTCTCGAGCTCCTCCAGCCGCTTCACCTGGTCACCCTTCAGGCCGCCGAACTCCTTGCGCCAGCGGTAATACGTGAACTGCGTCACGCCGATCGTGCGAACCGCCTCGCCAACCGATCTTCCTTGCGACAGCAGAACATCGACCTGGCGAAGCTTCGCGACGATCTCTTCCGGCTTGTGCTTCTTCTGGGGCATTCCAAAGTCCTCTCCAACGGCTCAATAGCCTACTTCACAGAGGACCACTTTTCAGGGGGCAGACCAGTAAGCTGGCACGCACATCACCGGTCAATTCGAACTGAACAGGCCGACCCGTCTTTTGTTGAACGACCATCGCCCGCTTTCGTATCTCCGATCCAGTGACCAAGTTTCCGATTTTGATCTTTACCAGATCGCAGCCACGAAGCTTGCTGTCGATAGCAAGATCAAAAAGAGCACGATCCCGAACACGCCCTTCTCGATCAAGGAAGAAGCGGATTGCCCATATCTGTTTCTGCGTCAACGGGCGTTTTAGTTCCAACTGTCTTTCCGGCATTCCAGGCAGCGCGGCCGCGAACTGCGGCA belongs to Stappia indica and includes:
- a CDS encoding MBL fold metallo-hydrolase, whose amino-acid sequence is MIQKPEVTGFYEKRTGSVQYVVADTATKKCAIIDPVLDYDEKSAATATIEAERLLKFIADKGYELEWILDTHPHADHFSAAAWLKEKTSVQTAIGAKVVEVQKLWKGFYNWPDFPADGSQWDRLFEHGDTFTVGSIPGHVMFSPGHTLASITYVIGDAAFVHDTLFVPDSGTARADFPGGSAKVLWKSIQDILALPDDTRIFTGHDYCQGGREPEWESTVAEQKATNIHMSKYLTEAEFVAAREARDATLPMPKLILHALQINTNAGRLPEPEANGTRYLKIPMNLLDAPW
- a CDS encoding YgaP family membrane protein, giving the protein MRINIGTPERMARLVLGAILLVLAFVAGFPPLWAWIAGIVGVVMIVTGALRFCPAWSIFGINTNRGSK
- a CDS encoding YeeE/YedE family protein gives rise to the protein MTEFTPVQSLLGGALIGLSAVLLMAFHGRIAGMTGLLAGLLPGIGDRSWRLAFLAGAVAAPFLIVNIPGFGIDFQSATPFPWIVISGLVVGVGVTLGSGCTSGHGICGNARLSPRSIVATLTFMLTTGITVYVIRHLLGGF
- a CDS encoding YeeE/YedE family protein, yielding MPIVIALVIGALFGSGIAISGMANPAKVLNFFDVAGAWDPSLAFVMGGALAVAFVGYRLVLKRPAPLCDVKFHLPTRRDIDAELVGGSALFGIGWGIAGFCPGGSVPALGLGEPDALVFVVSMLAGIMIARSLRRWMETRRVAVS
- a CDS encoding TIGR01244 family sulfur transferase is translated as MWPFRKASRFRRVDDLYSVTGQLKVEDLPAIAEAGFTVLVCIRPDGEERAQAAFADLAAAAQNLGLISHHIPVSGLPSPEQVAAMREVLAASEGQILGWCRSGARAETLRRMAGD
- a CDS encoding SulP family inorganic anion transporter, translating into MQRWFPVVDWARRYDRATLGADGLAAVIVTIMLIPQSLAYAMLAGLPPEVGLYASILPLLAYAIFGSSRTLAVGPVAVVSLMTASAIAPVTAAGLADGMTAAVVLAALSGLVLILMGVLRLGFLANFLSHSVISGFITASGILIAAGQLRHILGVSGGGDTLPEIISSLAGQWGAINSVTLATGAAVLAFLYVARRWAKAALVAIGLPLWLADAVARVAPVVAIAATILAATMLGLGDKGVALVGAIPSGLPVPGFPRVTLDLSLALTPAAVLISAVGFVESVSVAQTLAARRRERIIADQELIGLGAANIAASISSGYPVTGGFARSVVNFDAGARTPAAGVFTAVGIALATLYLTPWLANLPQATLAATIILAVLSLVDLRALMRTWRYSRSDFAAMATTILVTLLWGVETGITSGVILSLVLHLWRTSRPHTAVVGQVPGTEHYRNVERHEVITHPEIVSLRVDEGLWFANARFLEDRIAAVVAAQPAIRHVILMSPAVNAIDTSALESLEEINRRLKEQGIGFHLSEVKGPVMDRLARTDFLNHLNGLVFLSQHEAVNSLLSGALRLGSSPEQTQIDASV
- a CDS encoding IS3 family transposase (programmed frameshift); translation: MPQKKHKPEEIVAKLRQVDVLLSQGRSVGEAVRTIGVTQFTYYRWRKEFGGLKGDQVKRLEELEKENDRLRKAVSDLTLEKLILKEAAFGKLLSPARRRRCVDHVVAKFSVSERFACKVLGQHRSTQRKRPRGRPDDEVLTAAIIRLASRYGRYGYRRITAMLRSEGWTVNAKRVERIWRREGLKVPHKQPKRGRLWLNDGSCVRLRPEYPNHVWSYDFVESRTHNGRKFRMLNIIDEFTRECLAIRIDRKLNSTDVIDVLSDLFILRGVPGHVRSDNGPEFIAKAVRDWIVAVGARTAFIEPGSPWENGYCESFNSKLRDELLNGEIFYSLAEAKVIIEAWRRYYNTERPHSSLGYKPPAPEAIVWPPSPPGAPPSSAQAMAEKPIMH